One stretch of Acidimicrobiales bacterium DNA includes these proteins:
- the mreD gene encoding rod shape-determining protein MreD gives MGSLVGVRTAVVVGLAFLLQVSLFSRTPLFGVVPDVILLTAIGIGLAGGPERGALAGFAGGLLFDLTVTTPFGLSALVGASVGYVVGGLQHAVLGSTWWTPLAVAGIASSAATLAYAALGALLGNLEWLSVHSILVALGVGVLNTVLAVIVLPITRWSQGEPLGLERLRVPEVLTRSRRGSTRRRRPHRGGW, from the coding sequence ATGGGCTCGCTCGTCGGGGTGCGCACGGCCGTGGTGGTGGGTCTCGCCTTCCTCCTCCAGGTGAGCCTGTTCTCCCGCACCCCCTTGTTCGGCGTCGTGCCGGACGTGATCCTGCTCACGGCCATCGGGATCGGCCTGGCCGGTGGTCCGGAGCGGGGTGCGCTCGCCGGATTCGCCGGGGGCCTCCTCTTCGATCTCACGGTGACCACCCCCTTCGGGCTCTCTGCGCTCGTGGGCGCTTCGGTGGGCTACGTCGTCGGTGGGCTCCAGCACGCGGTGCTCGGCAGCACCTGGTGGACCCCGCTGGCCGTCGCCGGCATCGCCAGCAGCGCGGCCACGCTCGCCTACGCCGCCCTCGGCGCCCTGCTCGGCAACCTCGAGTGGCTCAGCGTGCACTCGATCCTGGTGGCGCTCGGGGTCGGGGTCCTCAACACCGTGCTCGCCGTGATCGTGTTGCCGATCACCCGCTGGAGCCAGGGCGAGCCGCTGGGCCTCGAGCGGCTGCGCGTGCCCGAGGTGCTCACCCGGAGCCGGCGGGGGAGCACCCGTCGGAGGCGACCCCACCGCGGCGGCTGGTGA
- a CDS encoding rod shape-determining protein MreC: protein MAPPREHGRSRTTLVVLVLISITVIALDTANLGPVNSVKSGLGAVLSPVRAVSDTVFGPVGDAFNGVFNRDDLRAENEELRRQLDELRGDQALAQQAAADLDAMREALDLPDVADIVRTNARVVGGPVSNFDRTIQIDKGANAGIRRGMPVVTAAASDEVPGRSALLVGRVVDVSLSSAHVQLITDPGFRIGVRHVLSGDIGVAEGRGEGQNLRVDVGLDAATEINPGDFFTTSGVERSLFPPGIAVGIATEAVEAAAPERDDPTATTTTSTTVGAGREIEQSIDLQPAADLDHLSFVSVMLWTPS from the coding sequence GTGGCACCCCCGCGCGAGCACGGACGCTCGCGCACCACCCTCGTCGTGCTCGTGCTGATCTCGATCACGGTGATCGCGCTCGACACGGCCAACCTCGGGCCGGTCAACAGCGTGAAGTCGGGGCTCGGCGCGGTCCTCAGCCCGGTGCGGGCGGTCAGCGACACCGTGTTCGGGCCTGTCGGCGACGCCTTCAACGGCGTGTTCAACCGCGACGACCTCCGGGCCGAGAACGAGGAGCTGCGCCGCCAGCTCGACGAGCTCCGCGGCGACCAAGCCCTGGCACAGCAGGCCGCCGCGGACCTCGACGCCATGCGTGAGGCGCTCGACCTCCCCGACGTGGCCGACATCGTGCGCACCAACGCCCGGGTGGTGGGCGGCCCGGTGTCGAACTTCGACCGCACCATCCAGATCGACAAGGGCGCCAACGCGGGCATCCGACGAGGCATGCCGGTGGTCACCGCGGCGGCGTCCGACGAGGTGCCCGGCCGTTCGGCCCTCCTCGTGGGTCGGGTCGTGGACGTCTCCTTGAGCTCTGCGCACGTGCAGCTCATCACCGATCCGGGCTTTCGCATCGGGGTCCGCCACGTGCTGAGCGGCGACATCGGCGTGGCCGAAGGGCGAGGGGAGGGCCAGAACCTCCGCGTCGACGTCGGGCTCGACGCAGCCACTGAGATCAACCCCGGGGACTTCTTCACCACCAGCGGGGTCGAGCGCAGCCTGTTCCCTCCGGGGATCGCGGTGGGTATCGCCACCGAGGCGGTGGAGGCTGCCGCCCCGGAGCGCGACGACCCCACGGCGACCACCACCACGAGCACCACGGTGGGTGCCGGCCGCGAGATCGAGCAGAGCATCGACCTCCAGCCGGCGGCCGACCTCGACCACCTCAGCTTCGTCTCCGTGATGCTCTGGACGCCGAGCTGA
- a CDS encoding rod shape-determining protein, protein MGRDMAVDLGTANTLVYVRGRGIVLNEPSVVAINTRDGRPLAVGIEAKRMIGRTPGHIQAIRPLKDGVIADFEICEKMLRYFIHKVHQRRWVKPRMVICVPSGITGVEQRAVQEAAEYAGARKPAYIIEEPMAAAIGAGLPVQEPTGNMIVDIGGGTTEVAVISLGGIVASQSSRVGGDELDDAIIQYMKKEYSVALGERTAEEVKIQLGSAWPLQQELNAEIRGRDLVTGLPKTVVLSTGEIREALEEQVAAIIDAVKVTLDKTPPELAADIMEQGIMCAGGGALLHGFPERLGHETGMPVRVAENPLYAVALGSGQSLEEFEALKGVLFSANRL, encoded by the coding sequence ATGGGCCGCGACATGGCGGTCGACCTCGGCACCGCCAACACCCTGGTCTACGTGCGCGGGCGGGGCATCGTCTTGAACGAGCCTTCGGTGGTGGCCATCAACACCCGCGACGGCCGTCCGCTGGCCGTCGGCATCGAGGCCAAGCGCATGATCGGGCGCACGCCCGGCCACATCCAGGCCATCCGCCCCCTGAAGGACGGCGTCATCGCCGACTTCGAGATCTGCGAGAAGATGCTGCGCTACTTCATCCACAAGGTGCACCAGCGCCGGTGGGTGAAGCCCCGCATGGTCATCTGCGTCCCCTCCGGCATCACCGGGGTGGAGCAGCGGGCGGTGCAGGAGGCCGCCGAGTACGCCGGCGCCCGCAAGCCCGCCTACATCATCGAAGAGCCCATGGCCGCGGCCATCGGCGCCGGCCTGCCCGTCCAGGAGCCCACCGGGAACATGATCGTCGACATCGGTGGTGGCACCACCGAGGTGGCGGTCATCTCCCTCGGCGGCATCGTGGCCAGCCAGTCCTCGCGCGTCGGCGGCGACGAGCTGGACGACGCCATCATCCAGTACATGAAGAAGGAGTACAGCGTGGCGCTCGGCGAGCGCACCGCTGAGGAGGTCAAGATCCAGCTCGGGTCGGCGTGGCCGCTCCAGCAGGAGCTGAACGCCGAGATCCGCGGCCGCGACCTCGTGACCGGCCTGCCCAAGACGGTCGTGCTGTCCACGGGCGAGATTCGCGAGGCCCTCGAGGAGCAGGTCGCGGCCATCATCGACGCCGTGAAGGTCACCCTCGACAAGACCCCTCCCGAGCTCGCCGCCGACATCATGGAGCAGGGCATCATGTGCGCCGGCGGCGGCGCGCTGCTGCACGGCTTCCCCGAGCGGTTGGGCCACGAGACCGGCATGCCCGTCCGGGTGGCCGAGAACCCGTTGTACGCGGTGGCGCTCGGCTCCGGGCAGTCGCTCGAGGAGTTCGAGGCGCTCAAGGGCGTCTTGTTCTCCGCCAACCGGCTCTAG
- the ndk gene encoding nucleoside-diphosphate kinase, which produces MDRTLVIAKPDAVERGLAGEIVSRLERKGLRLVAAELRTIDAETAGRHYEEHQGKGFYDDLVAFIGRSPALVLVVEGPEDTYKVVRTMMGTTNPAEAAPGTIRGDFGIELTENLVHGSDSQESAAREIAIFFPDLA; this is translated from the coding sequence ATGGACCGAACTCTCGTCATCGCCAAGCCCGACGCCGTGGAACGCGGCCTCGCCGGGGAGATCGTCAGCCGCCTCGAGCGCAAGGGCCTCCGCCTCGTCGCCGCCGAGTTGCGCACGATCGACGCCGAGACCGCAGGGCGCCACTACGAGGAGCACCAGGGCAAGGGCTTCTACGACGACCTGGTGGCCTTCATCGGCCGCTCGCCGGCGCTCGTGCTCGTCGTCGAGGGCCCCGAGGACACCTACAAGGTCGTCCGCACGATGATGGGCACCACCAACCCCGCCGAGGCGGCACCGGGCACGATCCGGGGCGACTTCGGCATCGAGCTCACCGAGAACCTGGTCCACGGCTCGGACTCCCAGGAGTCCGCCGCCCGGGAGATCGCCATCTTCTTCCCCGACTTGGCGTAG
- a CDS encoding ATP/GTP-binding protein — protein MAETHPLPIKLVVAGGFGVGKTTLVGAVSEIEPLTTEAAMTTVAAQVDDLGDVTGKTTTTVAMDFGRITLDGGLVMYLFGTPGQDRFGFMWDDLVIGALGALVLIDSRRFDDCFPAVDYFESRDIPFVAAVNQFDGVAHHSLRDVATALDVKPDVPVIAIDARDRESVKESILVLLNHALDRATGTMAFV, from the coding sequence ATGGCCGAGACCCACCCCCTTCCCATCAAGCTGGTGGTCGCCGGCGGTTTCGGTGTCGGCAAGACCACCCTGGTGGGCGCCGTGTCCGAGATCGAGCCGCTCACCACCGAGGCGGCCATGACGACCGTCGCCGCCCAGGTCGACGACCTCGGCGACGTCACGGGCAAGACCACGACCACCGTGGCGATGGACTTCGGCCGCATCACCCTCGACGGCGGGCTCGTGATGTACCTCTTCGGCACCCCGGGCCAGGACCGCTTCGGGTTCATGTGGGACGACCTCGTGATCGGGGCCCTCGGGGCCCTGGTGCTCATCGACAGCCGCCGCTTCGACGACTGCTTCCCGGCCGTCGACTACTTCGAGTCCCGGGACATCCCGTTCGTGGCGGCGGTCAACCAGTTCGACGGCGTGGCCCACCACAGCCTGCGCGACGTCGCGACCGCGCTGGACGTGAAGCCCGACGTGCCCGTGATCGCCATCGACGCCCGGGACCGCGAGTCGGTGAAGGAGTCCATCCTCGTGCTCCTGAACCACGCCCTCGACCGGGCGACCGGCACCATGGCCTTCGTCTGA
- a CDS encoding DUF742 domain-containing protein: MSDGHPGARPMPSRAAAETGAGEHGVRPYLITKGRTRSAQLAGGFETLVVITELGRERLGQIGPEHSGLLHRATSPISVAELSARLVLPLGVVQVLAGDLVGGGLLAQHAAAAGTATDPDLLRRVITAFEKI; this comes from the coding sequence ATGAGCGACGGCCACCCCGGTGCGCGTCCCATGCCCTCGAGGGCGGCAGCCGAGACCGGCGCGGGCGAGCACGGGGTCCGGCCCTACCTGATCACGAAGGGCCGCACCCGCTCGGCGCAGCTCGCCGGCGGGTTCGAGACCCTGGTGGTGATCACGGAACTGGGCCGCGAGCGCCTCGGGCAGATCGGCCCGGAGCACAGCGGCCTGTTGCACCGGGCGACGTCCCCCATCTCCGTCGCCGAGTTGTCGGCACGCCTCGTGCTGCCACTGGGCGTCGTGCAGGTCCTGGCCGGCGATCTGGTGGGCGGCGGGCTCCTCGCCCAGCACGCCGCGGCGGCCGGCACCGCCACCGACCCCGACCTGCTGCGACGGGTCATCACCGCGTTCGAGAAGATCTGA
- a CDS encoding roadblock/LC7 domain-containing protein: MSEQVRNISWLLSNFVDSTAEVEEAIAVSSDGLLMAMSSNLDRSAADQLAAIVSGLRSLADGAARVTGRGGLSQAIVEMTDGYLFVTAISGGSCLGVVAGPSCDLGAVGYGTTLLVERVGSSLTPELIAELKGALAR, encoded by the coding sequence CTGAGCGAGCAGGTGCGCAACATCAGCTGGCTGCTGTCGAACTTCGTCGACAGCACCGCCGAGGTGGAGGAGGCGATCGCCGTCTCCTCGGACGGCCTGCTCATGGCCATGTCGTCCAACCTGGACCGCTCGGCGGCCGACCAGCTCGCGGCCATCGTGTCCGGGCTGCGGAGCCTGGCCGACGGCGCCGCGCGGGTGACCGGGCGGGGTGGCCTGAGCCAGGCCATCGTCGAGATGACCGACGGGTACCTGTTCGTCACCGCCATCAGCGGTGGGTCGTGCCTGGGCGTGGTCGCGGGCCCGTCTTGCGACCTGGGGGCGGTGGGCTACGGCACCACGCTGCTCGTCGAACGGGTGGGCTCCTCCCTGACCCCCGAGCTCATCGCCGAGCTGAAGGGGGCCCTGGCCAGATGA